The genomic window TTCCTTCTTCCACACGGCGTCCGCAAAGGAGTTGCCCGCTCTGGACCAGAATATCTTAGGGTCGGAGTGGAGGACGCCGTAGATGTCCACGGTGTTGCCGTTGATATCTATGGTCTCCTTGCTGTCCCTCAGCAGATGGATGCCCGCTTCCTCCAGAGGCTTCCACAGCATGTCGGATTCCTTGCGGGCCTTGGAGTAGTCCCAGGTCCACTCGTTGTTGCCGTAGATGAAGTAGGTGGGCGCCACCTGGGCGGCGTCTGCAAAGAACTTCATGGTGGCCTTGCGGGACAGGGACCTGTGGTCGGTCATGTCGCCGGTCATACATATGATGTCCGGCTTCAGGGCCTTGATGCGCTTCAGCAGAGCGGCGTTGTTCTTGCCGTACTGGGTGTCGTGCAGGTCCGAAAGCTGGATGATGCGTATGTTGCCTTCCACCTTGCCGCAGCCTACCTGATAAAAGGTCTCCTCAAAGGTCTTGTTGGAGAAAAAGCTGATGGCGATGACGATCACTGCAAAGGCCAGAA from Abditibacteriota bacterium includes these protein-coding regions:
- a CDS encoding metallophosphoesterase; this encodes MNQKDTKDKIVSASKETWDAVSGKLSEGVFEAFGQTKSSDELTVKQKVFYGFLAAVCIVLAFAVIVIAISFFSNKTFEETFYQVGCGKVEGNIRIIQLSDLHDTQYGKNNAALLKRIKALKPDIICMTGDMTDHRSLSRKATMKFFADAAQVAPTYFIYGNNEWTWDYSKARKESDMLWKPLEEAGIHLLRDSKETIDINGNTVDIYGVLHSDPKIFWSRAGNSFADAVWKKEDNFKLTLIHEPYLLQEKPGESWGDLVLAGHTHGGVVVLPKLGPIYERESGVLPVFRKVKCYMGGVYYEKHSVIIVNTGLTNKGPIRINNRPELVIIDVNRY